TCGACACCAACCTCAACAGCGTGTTCCGGGTCACCCGCGAGGTGCTGACCACCGGCCGGATGCAGGACGGGACCTGGGGCCGCATCGTCAGCATCGCGTCCACGGGCGGCAAACAGGGTGTGGTGCTGGCGGCGCCGTACTCGGCCTCGAAGCACGGCGTGGTCGGCTTCAGCAAGGCCGTGGGCCTGGAGCTGGCCAAGACCGGCATCACCGTCAACGCGGTCTGCCCCGGTTTCGTCGAGACGCCGATGGCACAGCGCGTCCGCCAGGGCCACGCCGAGTACTTCGGCATCTCGGAACGGGACGTCCAGGACAGGTTCGAGGCCAGGATCCCGACCGGCCGCTATGTCACCCCCGAGGAAGTGGCCGGCCTGGTGGGCTACTTGACCACCGACGCCGCCGCCTCGGTCACCGCGCAGGCGCTCAACGTCTGCGGCGGACTCGGCAATTACTGATCCGGCACCCCGCCGCGGACGACAGAGACGGAGCCCCACCGATGACCGACCCCGGAACCACCCTGCTGGACACTCCCGACACCGCCACGTTCCGGGCGGCCATGGGAGCCTTCCCGACCGGCGTCACCCTGCTGACCCAGGGCAGCGGCGACGGGACGATCGTGATGACGCTCAACAGCCTCGCCTCGGTCTCCCTCGACCCGCTGCTGATCCTGGTGTCCGTGAAGAAGGACGGCCGGATGCGGCCGAGGATCCGGCGCGGCGGCGGCTACGCCGTCAACGTGCTCGGCGAGCAGCACCGCGACCTGTCCTCGGAGTTCGCCCGGCCGGACCGTCCGGAGGGGCAGCGGGCGATGACCCGCATCGGCGCGGTCGAGGGCACCACCGGCAACGCCGTCGTCCCGTCCGCCGTGGCCGCCTTCGAATGCCGGCTGGAGACGGAG
This portion of the Streptomyces caniferus genome encodes:
- a CDS encoding SDR family NAD(P)-dependent oxidoreductase; this translates as MTDAPRRVAFVTGATSGIGLAVTELLARRGSAVFGVSRGEENVRSTVKRLRAEGLEVSGTTCDVSSAEQIRAAVGQAVDTYGRIDILVNNAGRNGGGETAKIDDATWLDVIDTNLNSVFRVTREVLTTGRMQDGTWGRIVSIASTGGKQGVVLAAPYSASKHGVVGFSKAVGLELAKTGITVNAVCPGFVETPMAQRVRQGHAEYFGISERDVQDRFEARIPTGRYVTPEEVAGLVGYLTTDAAASVTAQALNVCGGLGNY
- a CDS encoding flavin reductase family protein, with protein sequence MTDPGTTLLDTPDTATFRAAMGAFPTGVTLLTQGSGDGTIVMTLNSLASVSLDPLLILVSVKKDGRMRPRIRRGGGYAVNVLGEQHRDLSSEFARPDRPEGQRAMTRIGAVEGTTGNAVVPSAVAAFECRLETEYEAGDHVLLIGRVVAVHRAPDAARPLVFHQGRYTRLSATGETA